The genomic stretch TTTTCCTCTAAAGTTGACCCCATTTACTCACAAAATGAATGCAGCAAGAAACATAATAATTTTTAAGAGCGCAGAAGCATATAAACTAGTAAAGAATACTAAGAAGCGAATCTGAATGACCAAGATTGCATCCTATTCAAAAATCAGACATTTTGAAAAATACAGTAATAGAGATGTTTTTTACCTCATCAACCCTAACATTATAAATTTGAATTGTAGAATCCTCCATTCCAATGGCAACAATATTATTGTCTTGAGGATGGAATGCCAAAAATGTAGCCGCAGGAGGAGGGGGCATAAAAGTTGTCATCACCTGAGAAGGTAACCAGTTTGAGTCATACAAATccttgttggaaattttcacggGGTGATTGTTAGTTTGATTTGAATAAAACAGGGACACCCTAGGCAATAACAAAAATGTTACCTTGAAAGTCATCATGTTGAACAACGAAACCTTTCCACCAGATGCTGACATAACATAAGAATCGTTTTTAGATAAAGCAATGCATGCGCCAGACTCCTCAggtggtttattttcatttatgtCATTAGTCATATGGGTTCCACTAGGAGGTTGCCATAACTGTGGCATGATACAAGCAGTAGCCTAAAAAAAACCACACACACGAGGTGTAGAGCCTATTAGAAACATCAAAGTTACTGAGTTACAAACTTAAGTAATGAGAAACCGAAACCATACCTTCCCTGATGGATTCCTTTCGCTACGCTGCCATTTCCAGAGCTTGTGAACAGCATTGGAGGTGAGGGCCAGCAAAGTTAGGCCATTATTTGTGTACATTAGTTTCACAACCtacaatttgaaaataagttTTTTCTCAGTTCTGGTACTGTAAAGACTacatttatttggaaaaaaaaaaaaaaaaactaggctCCCCACCCAACCCAACAATATGTGGTACTTTGAAGGCTTCATTCAGGGAAAACTTATACAGACATAAGAGGAAGGAAGAGGAATGAAAAGCAAAGGCATAGACATAATGCTCTTCTAATTACAAAAGCTGCAACCGAAAAAACCATATCATTTGTTCGTACATTAGCAAATACCACAAATAAAACTTACCTTTGCAGCATTTCCGGAATCAGGTAATCGCAAAGGTTTAATGAGAGAAGGATCTGCAATATCTGGAATCTTCCAGCTCTTAATTTTGTCTGCATCATCAGAAATGCGTGGTTTAACATCGACAAGCCTGCTATTTTCCGCGGGACTCTGCAATTACAAAACCGTTATAAACTTGTGAGGAAAGTGCATCAATAAGCGTTATGCATCTTTAAAAAGCTGAACTTACAAGACTACTGATAGACACGGCAGGAGGCATTATATTAGGACGTTCCATTGTTTGAGGAACAGAAGGAGAAACATTAGACACTGGGCCTAGAGCATTAACAATCAGTGGCTGCATCCAAAACGTAAAAAATATCAGTAACATCCCAAAACTAATAGCAAATAACATTTTTCTGTTTGGACAGCATTGGCCAAAGATAGTTCTTCATTTTCTACAAGCTGTCAAGAGTATTTGACATAGCGCACAATATCCAAACACAGTTCAAAGAAATATCAACAGCTGCCAACAGGATACCATTGTTCACTATGCAAACACACATAATAAGATTATTCATAAGCACGATCTTCCACTCTTATTTTCAAAGTCACCTTCTTTCAAAACTCTTGATGTTAGAGCTACAGCAATTACATTTCCCCTTGCAAAACTAAAAGTTTAAACCTCATAGATCTAACAAGGATGCTATGACTAATGTACGAGACCATTTCATTATTAACAAAACTAATTGAGGAAAATGGTTGTTTGAGAACATAAAAAGGCTTAACGCCAACTGTTGAATTATTCAAATGCAAAAATCAGTCAGCTTTTACGTTAGAGTTTTGTTCCTAGAAAACAGGAGTTAGCTGCTTTCTCTCTTGATGTATTTTAAATATCTATATATACTTATAGAATGTATACTTTAAGATTatgattaataaaaataaaacaaacattcAGCAGTGTATTATTTTCTTCCTGAATTAAGTGCTTTTACCAACTCTTTTTAGACCTGTAACTGAACAATCCAGATATTTTATCTTTATGAATTTCATATTTGTAGGTTTAGCTGAAAACTGTAATATCTGTATGGATAGAAGTAAGAAGGTTTAAAAAAACGTACCAAAACGAAAAAGTAGGTTTCGAATTGGATCAAGGCATAGGATTCAAATTAGATCAAGGCGCAAGTTTCAAAATAGAACATAAAAATATATTACACCAAATTCATACATAACAAAAGAACACTAAAGTTTCAAGACAAATAGAAGTTCTAAATTAGACAAACATAAAATTTAGTAACCTGGCCTAGTCCTTTAGTCCTGCATCTAGTCTTTTAATTTAATAGTGTGGGGACTCGAGAGAGAATGGAGAGGATGAGTTTAGGGTTATAATTTTGAAGTTTCAGTTTTAACTTTATCTCATTTAGGTTGTAGGCCAGAAATTTGAAAGACCCAATAACACATAAGCCCAATTTGTACTTAAAAATGTATAAATAACTGAGGCGTAAGCCTCGTGAGTTTTGGTTCGTAAAGGCACTGAAGTGTACGCCTCAAAAGCACTGAGACATAGGTTTTGAAGAAAATCAGAGAAATGTAAGCCGCCTCAGTATGTTTTTTCTGGCACCTCAGTTCGAAATGAGTTTCGAGGCATAGATTTCAAAAGTCTTTTTAAACCAAGGTAAGAACAGTACCACTACCTTAGAATTGATAGGCTCAGAAGGGCCTCGATTCTTATCCATAGCCCTGCTCTCCAGCATCCTTATCAAGCGCAACCCATCATTGTTGGCTAAAATCTTAATACCATTGTCATTTGTTGTGACTGCCAACAATGACCCTTCTTTGTTAAATCTCAATCTAGGACTAGCCTGCAAATAAAAATAGACTAACTGTTACAGATCAACTCTTCTAAAGTGCTATAAAAAAAATGACGAACAGCAATACTAACAGGTAAACCCCCATCGGCATCGATAGCTGTCAACATGTTGGTACTGTCCATATCCCAGAACTTAATTTGAAATTCGTCACCAGCAGCTAAAAACCGGTTTCTTGTTGTGTCAAACTGAACAACACCTAAAGATCTCTTCCTGAAACCAGAATATGTACGTTTGATAGCTCCTTCACTCTCATTCCACTCGACAAGATGAGATTCACCCTCCTTACTTGTTCCGCATGAGAAGAGCCTGCCACAAGAAGAATTTACATGCTATTGTAAAAACtcgaattaaaatatatatatatatatataaaataaacacAGAATATGTTTTTTAAGGATTTGGATCAAATAAATCCTTGGAAATTAAAAATAACAATCTCTGCATATTCCTTGTACATCTACATCATGAGAAAAAATAAGCATAACGACTTTGAAATCAATAGTTGAACAGTTATATGAAAACCCCACAAATAGAAAAATTGGATAAAGCAAATTACAATGCTCTTTCCAACAAAGCATATGTGCTCATCTATCGACTCTCGTAAGCTTTACCTAGTTCCATCTGCACTATATGCCATCATAGTGCACCATAGTCCAGGAGCATCATAATCCACTCTTGATCCCAAGCAATCATAAAGCCAAGCTTTAATTTTCCCATCAATAGCAGTTGAAAATATGAACTGCACGAGTAGTGTGTTAATTTTTACAGGAAGAATTTAGCTTTTGTAGTAAAATGAAAAATTGGATGTACTACTATGAAAAGCTACGTATTAGAAGTAATAAATAGCTCCTAATTTGTTTGACAAGCTAAATAGCTCATAATGAGGATCTACAGGAGATATACCTGAATATTTTCTTTGTAATGAGGACAAACAGAATATACTGGAGCTTCATGACCTTCAAATATATAGAGTCTACGTCCAGATACAGCATCCCATACCTGTACAGCAACATATACATGTTCGACTAAGATGCCTAAAGATTCTCTAAATATAAGACTAGTCAAGCGTGTGACAACCAATACCTTGATCATCTTATCATCTCCACACGTAACAATGCAATGTTGCTTGTTGGGATGGGCAAAGGCAATGTCATTAACTCCACCCACATGAGCATCAATCTGAAAATGAGACAATCAATATCCTACCATTGCCAATGAAGAAAGAGATAACAGGGAAAGGAATAAGATTTACCTCCAAATGTTGACGGAGTTCCCCAGTTGGATTGTAAGTATATATCTGGACAATGTGCTTTGAAAATGCAACACCTATACAGTGTTAAATACAGTAAGGAACTATCAGTATTCTCCAAcaagaatacaaacaaaataacatGCTGGCCCTGAATAGAAAGGTTACACATACCAAGCATGAGCCCATCTGACCCCCAAACACAACGATTCACTGATATTCCAGCATCACTTAACAAAGCTGACTGAGGCAGAGAAAGAAAGTTGAAAGGAAAATCAGTTTAAAGAATCACCAGCTAATTCTTTTTCCTTTGGAAAAGTTACCACAATCGAATGCATAGCTATTAGGATGTGGTAATAGAAAAGTGAAAGGCGCAAGCAAATAAAATAGCTATTTGACTGcttaaaaagaaatatatatttattttaatcagAAATTCTAAAATAATGAGCAAATAAGGTACCTGCAACGGCATCGAAGCGGATTGTATATCCCAAACCTTAAATGGTTTATGTACCATCCTCTCCCGCGACCCAACTTCCCAAAGGCTAATGTCACCAACATTTGTCCCAACTACAATGTAATGAAAAGTACaataaaaaaatttgcaaaattgTTTTCTTCAGCAAGACATTTAGTCACAAACCTAGCAGTATGGTTTGTTGCTGAGGATGAAAATCCATGCTCATAACATTAGATCCTTGACTAAGGGTCCGGACAAGATTTTTGGGAATGTCATCTTGTGAATAGGCCCCAGAATGCATTACACCAGAGAATGATACCTGTAAAAAGCACGTATGAGAATACTATGAGATATTTTTTTTCTCACTCTTTCCCTCTCTTTCGATGGCTGTGAAAGGGGGCGAAGACAAGATAACACATACAGCAACATAACAAAGATTTCTACACATATATATACTAGATGCAAGCAACATGCAATGTAAGTTTGctaagttttatttaaaaaaattattaattatttttatcaagttttcatgattgtcatataaattttgaataaataaacaatattacatataaaagaatggcataaacatattaaaagaagaGTTAAACCAAatcattgtttatgtttttttttttaaataatgtggcagtataagaagaaaagaaagaaaacactTCAATTACAATGAAagttgttgataagatatagatatatatagtAGATTTGATAATTGAACCTTGAACATAGAAATTACATAATATCCTCTTCCTAACCTCATCAGACTGTCCAGTACGAATACGCTTAATCAAGTGCTCAGAGTCAGCTGATTGATAATCCATCCCCGTAACACCAGTAGGAGTCCTTGGGTGTTTCAAAAATGCAGCTACAtgagaaaaaaatgatgaaagttCCATCAGATCTCAAAGTAAGTCAGCAATCCAGAAATCAAGTTAGATAATACATAACTATGGGAATGAAGTAGCGATTCTCATTCATACGATAAAATTAGGTGGCATCATAACATACACACAGCCATTTGGCACAAAAAAGAATCTATACAAAGCAATTGTCTGACAGAAtcaaacaataaacaaaaaagtGAACAATCAAGAATTGAGAACTAGCAAAATTACTCTCTCTAGAATAGGGTGGACGAACATTGAAACAAATTGTCGGAGAAAAAAATTCAATGGTTCTCCATTTCGATTTGGTGATTCTTTCAGTAGATACCGTTGACATTCTTACCTGCACTAGATTGCTGGACTAAACCAGGAGGTGGTGCTGCCACAGCAGGATGAGACAAAGATGAATTAGAATTTGACATCCAACCAGCAATAGTACTAGGAGATGGGGACACAACCGGCTGAAATGGCTGCACAGAATAAAAAGAAACTTGAAGTGTTAGGAAATCGTTGCAAATTACTCCGGCAAAAAAAAACATTGAGGGAATACACTTACACCATGGGCACCAATAGGAGGAAATGCACCAGCCTTGGGAATCGGCCCCACAAGGTTGTTTGTTGGAGGAGGACGAGATCCATTAGTAGTTGGATTGCAAGAATGATCCGTAAAAAGTGTTTTTATATCAGGGTTTGGACGAGGATTCTTGCAAAGTTGATGCTGCCAGTTTAGACTGAAAAATTCTCACTAAATGAGATTCAAGTAAACAAAGCTTATGCAGAATATAACATTAGAAAAAAGGAACAGTGATTTCATTGACTTGGACAAGAATACAGAGGAATTTAATCATTTAAACCTGTGTTAAAAGAGTTGATAGTtacacaaaaattaaataaatcagtATATGCAAGAATCACCTCTGATTTATTAAAGTCCTTAGACGCGAACTTTTGAAGGCTGGGAATGTAAGTTTATCACGAAACAAAGGGTTCGCTTCAATTAACTTTTTAAGTTCTATAAGCATGATGTTTCGAGCTGATTTTGTGTCCCCATACTTGGAAAGCTGCTCATTCTGCCTGTTTATATGATACAAacagcaaaaataaataaaaaccaaACAATCAA from Humulus lupulus chromosome 5, drHumLupu1.1, whole genome shotgun sequence encodes the following:
- the LOC133834274 gene encoding protein TOPLESS-RELATED PROTEIN 2-like isoform X2 is translated as MLIELKKLIEANPLFRDKLTFPAFKSSRLRTLINQSLNWQHQLCKNPRPNPDIKTLFTDHSCNPTTNGSRPPPTNNLVGPIPKAGAFPPIGAHGPFQPVVSPSPSTIAGWMSNSNSSLSHPAVAAPPPGLVQQSSAAAFLKHPRTPTGVTGMDYQSADSEHLIKRIRTGQSDEVSFSGVMHSGAYSQDDIPKNLVRTLSQGSNVMSMDFHPQQQTILLVGTNVGDISLWEVGSRERMVHKPFKVWDIQSASMPLQSALLSDAGISVNRCVWGSDGLMLGVAFSKHIVQIYTYNPTGELRQHLEIDAHVGGVNDIAFAHPNKQHCIVTCGDDKMIKVWDAVSGRRLYIFEGHEAPVYSVCPHYKENIQFIFSTAIDGKIKAWLYDCLGSRVDYDAPGLWCTMMAYSADGTRLFSCGTSKEGESHLVEWNESEGAIKRTYSGFRKRSLGVVQFDTTRNRFLAAGDEFQIKFWDMDSTNMLTAIDADGGLPASPRLRFNKEGSLLAVTTNDNGIKILANNDGLRLIRMLESRAMDKNRGPSEPINSKPLIVNALGPVSNVSPSVPQTMERPNIMPPAVSISSLSPAENSRLVDVKPRISDDADKIKSWKIPDIADPSLIKPLRLPDSGNAAKVVKLMYTNNGLTLLALTSNAVHKLWKWQRSERNPSGKATACIMPQLWQPPSGTHMTNDINENKPPEESGACIALSKNDSYVMSASGGKVSLFNMMTFKVMTTFMPPPPAATFLAFHPQDNNIVAIGMEDSTIQIYNVRVDEVKTKLKGHQTRITGLAFSQTLNVLVSSGADAQLCMWSIDGWEKKKTRSIQAQVGRQPPSSGETKVQFHNDQTHVLVTHESQIGVYDSKLECLRSWYPKEALAAPISSAIYSCDGLLVYVSFCDGAVGVFDADSLRLRCRIAPSSYLQSSVLNSNSSVYPVVIAAHPSEPNQVALGMTDGSVHVVEPSDVEMKWGGTPSQDNGPLPSNSSNPSLSGQASEHPSR
- the LOC133834274 gene encoding protein TOPLESS-RELATED PROTEIN 2-like isoform X1 yields the protein MSSLSRELVFLILQFLDEEKFKETVHKLEQESGFFFNMKHFEDQVQAGEWDEVERYLCGFTKVEDNRYSMKIFFEIRKQKYLEALDRQDRAKAVEILVKDLKVFASFNEELFKEITQLLTLDNFRQNEQLSKYGDTKSARNIMLIELKKLIEANPLFRDKLTFPAFKSSRLRTLINQSLNWQHQLCKNPRPNPDIKTLFTDHSCNPTTNGSRPPPTNNLVGPIPKAGAFPPIGAHGPFQPVVSPSPSTIAGWMSNSNSSLSHPAVAAPPPGLVQQSSAAAFLKHPRTPTGVTGMDYQSADSEHLIKRIRTGQSDEVSFSGVMHSGAYSQDDIPKNLVRTLSQGSNVMSMDFHPQQQTILLVGTNVGDISLWEVGSRERMVHKPFKVWDIQSASMPLQSALLSDAGISVNRCVWGSDGLMLGVAFSKHIVQIYTYNPTGELRQHLEIDAHVGGVNDIAFAHPNKQHCIVTCGDDKMIKVWDAVSGRRLYIFEGHEAPVYSVCPHYKENIQFIFSTAIDGKIKAWLYDCLGSRVDYDAPGLWCTMMAYSADGTRLFSCGTSKEGESHLVEWNESEGAIKRTYSGFRKRSLGVVQFDTTRNRFLAAGDEFQIKFWDMDSTNMLTAIDADGGLPASPRLRFNKEGSLLAVTTNDNGIKILANNDGLRLIRMLESRAMDKNRGPSEPINSKPLIVNALGPVSNVSPSVPQTMERPNIMPPAVSISSLSPAENSRLVDVKPRISDDADKIKSWKIPDIADPSLIKPLRLPDSGNAAKVVKLMYTNNGLTLLALTSNAVHKLWKWQRSERNPSGKATACIMPQLWQPPSGTHMTNDINENKPPEESGACIALSKNDSYVMSASGGKVSLFNMMTFKVMTTFMPPPPAATFLAFHPQDNNIVAIGMEDSTIQIYNVRVDEVKTKLKGHQTRITGLAFSQTLNVLVSSGADAQLCMWSIDGWEKKKTRSIQAQVGRQPPSSGETKVQFHNDQTHVLVTHESQIGVYDSKLECLRSWYPKEALAAPISSAIYSCDGLLVYVSFCDGAVGVFDADSLRLRCRIAPSSYLQSSVLNSNSSVYPVVIAAHPSEPNQVALGMTDGSVHVVEPSDVEMKWGGTPSQDNGPLPSNSSNPSLSGQASEHPSR